The following proteins come from a genomic window of Citrobacter europaeus:
- the kdpA gene encoding potassium-transporting ATPase subunit KdpA, which translates to MAAQGFLLIASFLLVLFVIARPLGFGLARLINNTSLPGLAGVESWLWRGLGISQQEMNWRQYLLAILALNVLGLLVLFSMLMAQNLLPLNPQQLPGLSWDLALNTAVSFVTNTNWQSYAGETTLSYFSQMAGLTVQNFLSAATGIAVIFALTRAFSRQSINTLGNAWVDLVRITLWILVPVALLIALFFIQQGTLQNVLPYQPITTLEGVKQLLPMGPVASQEAIKMLGTNGGGFFNANSSHPFENPTALTNLVQMLAIFLIPTALCFAFGDVVGDRRQGRTLLWAMSVIFVVCVAVVMWAEVQGNPHLMTFGADSNINMEGKESRFGVLATSLFAVVTTAASCGAVDAMHDSFTALGGMVPMWLMQIGEVVFGGVGSGLYGMLLFVLLAVFIAGLMIGRTPEYLGKKIDVREMKMTALAILVTPALVLLGTAIAMMSDAGRSAMLNPGPHGFSEVLYAVSSASNNNGSAFAGLSANSPFWNCLLALCMFFGRFGVIVPVMAIAGSLVSKKIQPASPGTLPTHGALFVGLLIGTVLLVGALTFVPALALGPVAEYLSLH; encoded by the coding sequence ATGGCGGCACAAGGATTTTTACTCATTGCCAGTTTCTTGCTGGTGCTGTTTGTCATTGCCAGACCGCTGGGGTTTGGGCTGGCTCGACTCATCAATAATACGTCCCTGCCAGGCCTCGCTGGCGTGGAGAGTTGGCTCTGGCGTGGTCTGGGCATCTCGCAGCAGGAGATGAACTGGCGGCAGTATCTGCTGGCAATCCTCGCGCTCAATGTGCTGGGTCTGCTGGTCCTGTTTTCGATGCTGATGGCGCAAAATCTGCTGCCGCTCAACCCTCAGCAGCTACCGGGGCTTTCATGGGATCTGGCGCTCAACACGGCGGTGAGTTTTGTCACTAATACCAACTGGCAATCCTATGCTGGCGAAACCACCTTAAGCTATTTCAGCCAGATGGCCGGGTTGACCGTGCAGAACTTCCTGTCAGCGGCGACCGGGATAGCGGTGATTTTTGCCCTGACCCGCGCCTTTTCGCGCCAGAGTATCAACACGCTGGGCAACGCATGGGTCGATCTGGTTCGCATTACGCTGTGGATCCTGGTCCCTGTTGCGTTACTCATTGCGCTGTTCTTCATTCAGCAAGGCACGTTGCAAAACGTATTGCCCTATCAGCCCATCACTACTCTCGAAGGGGTAAAACAACTGCTGCCGATGGGGCCTGTCGCTTCCCAGGAAGCTATTAAGATGCTTGGCACTAACGGGGGCGGTTTCTTTAATGCCAACTCATCGCATCCGTTTGAAAACCCTACCGCATTGACCAACCTGGTGCAGATGCTGGCTATTTTCTTAATTCCCACCGCGCTGTGTTTTGCCTTTGGTGATGTGGTGGGCGATCGTCGCCAGGGCCGGACCCTGCTGTGGGCTATGTCGGTGATTTTTGTGGTCTGTGTGGCCGTAGTAATGTGGGCTGAAGTTCAGGGCAACCCGCACCTGATGACATTCGGTGCAGACAGCAATATCAACATGGAAGGCAAAGAGAGCCGCTTTGGCGTGCTGGCCACGAGTCTGTTTGCCGTCGTCACGACAGCCGCCTCCTGCGGCGCTGTCGATGCGATGCATGACTCCTTTACCGCACTGGGTGGGATGGTGCCGATGTGGCTAATGCAGATTGGCGAAGTCGTCTTCGGCGGAGTCGGCTCAGGTCTGTACGGCATGCTGCTGTTTGTGCTACTGGCGGTATTTATCGCCGGGCTGATGATTGGTCGTACGCCGGAGTATCTGGGTAAGAAAATCGACGTGCGCGAAATGAAAATGACCGCGCTGGCGATTCTGGTCACCCCTGCGCTGGTACTGCTCGGTACGGCGATCGCCATGATGAGCGATGCCGGGCGCAGCGCCATGCTTAACCCAGGTCCACACGGCTTTAGTGAAGTGTTGTATGCCGTGTCGTCTGCTTCCAACAACAACGGTAGCGCCTTTGCCGGATTAAGCGCCAATAGCCCGTTCTGGAACTGCCTGCTGGCTCTGTGCATGTTCTTCGGTCGCTTTGGCGTGATCGTTCCCGTGATGGCTATCGCCGGGTCGCTGGTCAGTAAAAAGATCCAGCCAGCAAGCCCGGGCACGCTACCTACCCACGGCGCACTGTTTGTCGGGTTGTTAATCGGTACGGTGTTACTGGTTGGCGCTCTCACCTTTGTTCCTGCCCTGGCGCTTGGTCCGGTCGCAGAATACCTGTCATTACACTGA
- the kdpF gene encoding K(+)-transporting ATPase subunit F, which translates to MSAGVITGIVLVIFLLGYLVYALINAEAF; encoded by the coding sequence GTGAGTGCAGGCGTGATAACCGGCATTGTGCTGGTCATTTTCTTATTAGGTTATCTGGTGTATGCCCTGATTAATGCGGAGGCGTTCTGA
- a CDS encoding YbfA family protein encodes MDLYKEYPAHIVFLRRTFAVVAGVLALPVMLFWKDRARFYSYLHRVWSKTSDKPVWMEQAEKVSCDFY; translated from the coding sequence ATGGACCTTTATAAAGAGTATCCAGCACACATTGTTTTCTTACGCCGTACCTTTGCCGTTGTGGCGGGCGTGCTGGCGCTACCGGTCATGCTGTTCTGGAAAGACCGCGCCCGTTTTTACAGCTATCTGCATCGCGTCTGGTCCAAAACCAGTGATAAACCGGTGTGGATGGAACAGGCTGAAAAAGTTAGCTGCGATTTCTACTGA
- a CDS encoding LuxR C-terminal-related transcriptional regulator codes for MNKKTTNTIIIVGTCQYTSLGIASLLDCFFYSKIVFYRRFSEIKENSNELLTIAAIDEKDIIYDDIFYLKNRMLKSGAKNLIILSDLIMMNVLYSVFNISCLYLPRNITLKELHPVIVNTLLHNNDEESYGLKPQLTGLESQILMMLSEGFTVSEISKIKNKNCKTISSHKCNLMKKMGMPNTPKSVSVLSLYLKSIRMPDSRQPTASPLSLRERRSNYL; via the coding sequence ATGAATAAAAAGACTACAAACACAATTATAATAGTTGGAACATGCCAGTATACATCGCTGGGCATTGCCTCGCTTCTTGACTGTTTCTTTTACAGTAAAATTGTTTTTTATCGACGTTTCAGTGAGATCAAAGAAAACAGCAATGAGTTACTCACGATTGCTGCGATAGATGAGAAAGATATCATCTATGATGACATTTTTTATCTGAAGAATAGAATGTTGAAAAGTGGCGCTAAAAACTTAATCATCCTCAGCGATCTGATAATGATGAATGTCCTTTATTCTGTGTTTAACATCTCATGCTTATACCTGCCACGAAATATAACTTTAAAGGAACTTCATCCGGTAATCGTAAACACGTTACTGCACAATAATGATGAAGAAAGCTATGGGTTGAAACCTCAGCTAACCGGACTCGAGTCGCAAATTCTGATGATGCTTTCCGAGGGCTTTACGGTTTCAGAAATCTCGAAAATTAAAAATAAAAACTGCAAAACCATCAGTAGTCACAAATGTAACCTGATGAAGAAAATGGGAATGCCTAATACCCCAAAGTCCGTCTCGGTACTTTCACTGTATCTGAAGTCCATCCGCATGCCGGACAGCAGACAACCAACGGCTTCTCCCCTCTCGCTCAGAGAACGCCGCAGCAACTATCTCTAG
- a CDS encoding BapA prefix-like domain-containing protein — MQKMAIITASGKSTSVPAGGNHVKIIQPGTTVKITVAKEMISGSQKEGNNLVLVEKNGSKITIEDFFKTDGTLKNKLILEDGGKAYEAKYNAENFAGLAFFPVKQAVDENTDSGEMNTAVWLVPLLVAAAAGIGIAIYNNKDDGNSHDNKSSDSKEKQALSDAQKDVVNKDNTFINAQKTLAEAVKAMQANPSVATIKAVEEASAAVKTAMDAMNKANTTLKTAVDAAKAKGIDTTAAEKIQKQAAEDATSAKNAIDKAAELVKTAIALIDESAQAIAGQVKLDYQSASDAATIANKQPAQSAIEVSKAKLTAADASLGKLYTQIEQLSQLIANAKVQGFNVDNAAARLKDLQEQYASFSMESTALADSVAQAEQSLLDLNAARMAVDAANEAVKQAVAQKSQAAEKLASALALKEEVLKNNQLDRVDEVNKAIAAANKSLEAARQATEAANAAATKANADINKLNPAIDPAIKPQNVTPLDMPDVKPIDKGLQVDDNKTFVESVQAFIKSLVDSVNSVWTTIANSKSLAFLSNVISEITAGFKTVSEVLGEKVVSAVKAIKTIEKALVEIFINKPIEFIKDILKVTGQKIAEAIGETVSAIKTGFENLVSNVGKNIADALKGMSLTDWVNPLKWNALVGEVISKTAGNIVKSIADLVMSLPTKIIDFFTDAITKYAGIISDKIKSELSVAKEAITNVLKTLFDGFIKNPIDKLLTPVLDKIKEFISHPVESIQKLLSTITDLAKDAFNIIKDIIKLPGEWLKDSFQLIKDIYNSFKGDSVKNGDGSELHKLMDKILHDQQSDAAKVVSALLKSDASSGDINLSKLLPESLTNKIQSAPESSSSSVTHYHTASAMDDMHSSLPVAA, encoded by the coding sequence ATGCAGAAAATGGCAATCATTACCGCATCTGGGAAAAGTACGTCTGTGCCTGCTGGGGGAAATCACGTTAAAATTATTCAACCAGGAACGACGGTTAAAATTACTGTGGCAAAGGAGATGATTAGCGGGTCACAGAAAGAGGGTAACAATCTTGTTTTGGTGGAGAAAAACGGGTCGAAGATAACAATTGAAGATTTCTTTAAAACGGACGGCACTTTAAAAAATAAGCTGATTCTTGAGGATGGTGGAAAAGCGTATGAAGCAAAATATAATGCCGAAAATTTTGCTGGGCTGGCTTTCTTCCCGGTAAAACAAGCAGTAGATGAAAATACTGATAGTGGGGAAATGAATACAGCCGTCTGGCTGGTGCCACTGCTGGTCGCTGCCGCCGCAGGTATTGGTATCGCCATTTATAACAACAAGGATGATGGTAATTCGCACGATAACAAATCCAGTGACAGCAAAGAAAAGCAGGCATTAAGCGATGCGCAAAAAGATGTTGTGAATAAAGACAACACGTTTATCAATGCGCAAAAGACGCTGGCTGAAGCGGTGAAAGCGATGCAGGCTAATCCGTCAGTTGCAACTATCAAAGCGGTTGAGGAGGCAAGCGCGGCGGTGAAAACCGCGATGGATGCAATGAATAAGGCCAATACAACGCTGAAAACGGCGGTTGATGCGGCAAAAGCCAAAGGGATTGATACTACTGCGGCAGAAAAAATCCAAAAACAGGCGGCAGAGGATGCGACCAGTGCGAAAAACGCCATCGACAAAGCGGCTGAACTGGTCAAAACGGCGATCGCCTTAATCGATGAAAGTGCGCAAGCTATTGCCGGACAGGTCAAACTTGACTATCAATCTGCCAGTGATGCAGCCACGATTGCCAACAAACAGCCAGCTCAGAGCGCCATAGAAGTATCGAAAGCTAAGTTGACCGCTGCCGATGCCTCGCTGGGTAAACTGTATACACAGATTGAGCAATTATCGCAGCTAATTGCGAACGCGAAAGTGCAGGGGTTTAACGTAGATAATGCCGCTGCGCGTCTGAAGGATTTACAGGAACAATACGCTTCGTTCAGTATGGAGAGTACAGCGCTGGCTGACTCTGTTGCTCAGGCGGAGCAAAGTCTGCTGGATCTGAATGCGGCGCGTATGGCCGTTGACGCGGCAAACGAAGCGGTGAAACAGGCGGTAGCGCAGAAGTCGCAGGCCGCAGAGAAACTGGCCTCTGCCCTTGCGTTGAAAGAAGAAGTCCTGAAAAACAATCAGCTTGATCGCGTTGATGAAGTGAATAAGGCTATCGCTGCGGCAAATAAAAGCCTGGAGGCGGCGCGTCAGGCTACAGAAGCAGCTAATGCCGCAGCGACAAAGGCGAATGCTGATATTAATAAGCTCAATCCTGCGATTGATCCTGCGATAAAACCGCAGAACGTTACGCCGCTTGATATGCCTGATGTGAAACCGATTGATAAAGGCCTGCAAGTTGATGATAACAAAACGTTTGTTGAGTCCGTACAGGCCTTTATCAAGAGCCTGGTTGATTCGGTTAACAGCGTCTGGACGACGATTGCGAATTCAAAATCACTGGCATTTCTCAGTAATGTCATTTCTGAGATTACCGCCGGATTTAAAACCGTTAGTGAAGTCCTGGGTGAAAAAGTTGTCTCTGCCGTAAAAGCGATCAAAACAATAGAAAAAGCTTTAGTCGAGATCTTCATCAATAAACCAATTGAATTTATTAAAGATATACTGAAAGTTACCGGACAGAAGATTGCTGAAGCTATCGGTGAAACGGTCTCGGCGATTAAAACAGGGTTCGAGAACCTCGTTTCGAATGTGGGTAAAAATATCGCCGATGCTTTAAAAGGTATGAGTCTGACTGATTGGGTCAATCCGCTCAAATGGAACGCTCTGGTTGGTGAAGTGATTTCTAAGACCGCAGGTAATATCGTAAAAAGCATAGCCGATTTGGTGATGTCGTTACCGACAAAAATTATTGATTTCTTCACTGATGCTATCACTAAATATGCCGGGATAATTAGTGATAAAATCAAGAGTGAACTCAGTGTCGCTAAAGAAGCGATAACTAATGTTCTGAAAACGCTATTTGATGGCTTTATTAAAAATCCAATCGATAAACTGCTCACGCCAGTCCTTGATAAAATTAAGGAATTCATCAGTCATCCCGTTGAGTCGATTCAAAAATTGCTGTCAACGATTACCGATCTGGCGAAGGATGCTTTTAATATTATCAAGGATATCATTAAATTACCTGGTGAGTGGCTTAAGGATTCCTTCCAGTTGATTAAGGATATCTATAACTCATTTAAAGGCGATAGCGTTAAAAATGGCGATGGCAGTGAATTGCATAAATTAATGGACAAGATACTTCACGATCAACAATCTGACGCTGCAAAGGTCGTCAGCGCATTACTGAAATCTGACGCCAGCAGCGGCGACATTAACTTAAGCAAACTGCTCCCGGAATCTTTAACGAATAAGATCCAGTCCGCACCAGAGTCCAGTTCGTCTTCAGTAACTCATTATCACACAGCCTCAGCAATGGATGACATGCACTCGTCACTTCCTGTCGCTGCGTAA
- a CDS encoding TolC family protein gives METRHLPRAALLLAIVTSCVFKSHSAQVATWPVIFEDAAEPNTSETQPEPLFRPAVGAVEKRSGERQKTAVASSGVPVKGHDITLAEAVQLAMGWHPVIKRAEREYVQSKESVNEAKAGWYPSLSARVKSGLEQDNYRREDSKSNTLALNASQTLFDFGKIASKVDLADATTQRSGSNLEKSINDIAYETATSFTQAIRYQQLTEIAQGQVAGLQLINRLAEKRASLGASAESDYSQSKVRLAAAIALQHDYEAQARRWNANLDIVTNASVSTALNMHMPQTMDTACHRVDIEELTSPAIELAQAQIKMAKQQVNAFKAEYYPTISLNPVWEYELENQNDNRGNRAKKGEWGIFVNVSAPLYEGGARISRTQQAEQALLASQFNLDTEKTEARRKIVESTSQISSLYESMKAKQVREKEAIRTRDLYKLQYLELGNRSFSDLLSAESEIHQTRMDILNSQFTVSSLSIECLYYSGSLVRYFSQ, from the coding sequence ATGGAAACTCGCCATTTACCGCGAGCGGCATTGCTGTTGGCGATCGTCACGTCATGTGTATTCAAAAGTCATAGTGCGCAGGTGGCGACATGGCCCGTTATATTTGAGGATGCTGCAGAACCCAATACGTCAGAAACCCAACCGGAGCCTCTGTTTCGCCCTGCGGTAGGGGCCGTGGAAAAACGTAGTGGTGAAAGACAAAAAACCGCAGTGGCTTCTTCCGGTGTACCGGTTAAAGGGCATGACATAACGCTTGCCGAGGCGGTGCAACTGGCAATGGGCTGGCATCCGGTGATTAAACGTGCAGAGCGCGAATATGTGCAGAGTAAAGAGTCAGTCAATGAAGCGAAGGCCGGGTGGTATCCCTCTCTTAGCGCCAGAGTAAAATCCGGCCTCGAGCAGGATAATTACAGGCGAGAAGATAGCAAATCGAATACGTTAGCGCTGAACGCCAGCCAGACGCTGTTTGATTTTGGGAAAATCGCCAGCAAAGTCGATCTCGCGGATGCGACGACACAGCGTTCGGGGTCTAACCTTGAGAAAAGTATTAATGATATTGCTTATGAGACGGCGACCAGTTTTACCCAGGCAATTCGTTATCAGCAGTTAACTGAAATTGCCCAGGGACAGGTTGCAGGTCTCCAGCTTATTAACCGTCTGGCTGAAAAAAGAGCCTCATTAGGGGCTAGCGCGGAATCTGACTATTCCCAGTCGAAGGTCCGGCTGGCAGCCGCTATTGCCCTGCAACATGATTATGAGGCGCAAGCCCGACGTTGGAATGCGAACCTGGATATCGTCACCAACGCTTCTGTTTCTACTGCCCTGAATATGCACATGCCGCAGACGATGGACACAGCTTGCCATCGTGTTGATATCGAAGAGTTAACCTCGCCTGCTATCGAACTGGCGCAGGCGCAAATTAAGATGGCGAAACAGCAGGTTAATGCCTTTAAAGCGGAATATTATCCGACGATTTCACTTAACCCAGTCTGGGAATATGAGCTGGAAAACCAGAACGATAATCGTGGGAATCGGGCTAAAAAGGGCGAGTGGGGGATCTTTGTTAACGTGAGTGCGCCACTGTATGAAGGCGGGGCACGTATATCGCGTACTCAACAGGCGGAACAGGCGTTGCTCGCGTCACAATTTAATCTGGATACCGAAAAGACGGAGGCCCGGCGTAAAATTGTCGAGTCGACCAGCCAGATTTCCAGCCTGTATGAAAGTATGAAGGCTAAGCAAGTACGGGAGAAAGAGGCTATCCGCACGCGTGACCTCTATAAATTACAATATCTGGAACTGGGTAATCGTTCATTTTCCGATTTACTTAGCGCCGAATCTGAAATTCATCAAACCAGAATGGATATATTAAACAGCCAATTTACCGTGTCGTCGCTGTCAATTGAATGTCTCTATTATTCCGGAAGTCTGGTGCGTTATTTTTCTCAATAA
- a CDS encoding type I secretion system permease/ATPase, whose protein sequence is MTSSSTVDMSCTIKDKDVEYYYFQLWQEAIVQIAHHYRLDISEQNILVASQWYQECKKEDVLKTMARQAGLLMKCTPVTQFQFSTWLLPVVIEMRDGRFALVKNIENNQNVTCAYVDEQGLLTTFTREELLEAGLRVILLRPLTNSADPRVDDYIRPVEKHWAWQIIFQDMRPYYYVILGSLFINILGLAGITYSMQTYDRIIPAQSWPTLWVLFSGVILAFVFDLILRLMRYSIIDIVGKRADLRIADRVFGRVLRIHSAHRPQSTGTFISQVRELDQIREMITSTTVVAMADLPFFFLFLVVIYLLGGILFLVPLAGMILMVLPGFLCQKKLALLARSAMRESNLRSAMLVESIQGLDDVKSLQAEYRFQQQWLNYTATTASSSLDLKHLTHKLTSWSYLIQNAVFVCVVAVGTPLAMNGELSTGALVAASILSSRMMAPVAQVANILTRWQQTKVAIVGLDSIMKLPTDDARGGRRVHKPYLRGHFVLKDTAFRYHTTSRQNAIAIDDLEIKAGEKIALLGRNGSGKSSLLNALAGNMLCVNGVTTLDNIRLDNLDPGDLHRDIGLLSQRSRLFHGSIRENLALGMPLASDEELEAALEKTGALTFINQLADGLDHLIAEGGIGLSGGQQQALLLSRLILRDPQIVLLDEPTAAMDEETEAEFIRRMKPWMAGKTVIIATHRKRVLELIERTIVMSQGSIVIDAPREQFFGEYSQEAEA, encoded by the coding sequence ATGACATCATCCAGTACCGTTGATATGTCTTGTACAATTAAAGACAAAGACGTTGAATATTATTATTTCCAGTTGTGGCAAGAAGCCATTGTACAGATTGCCCATCATTATCGTCTTGATATTTCAGAACAGAATATTTTAGTTGCCTCGCAGTGGTACCAGGAGTGTAAGAAAGAAGATGTATTAAAAACGATGGCCAGACAAGCTGGACTGCTGATGAAGTGCACGCCAGTGACGCAATTCCAGTTCAGCACCTGGCTGTTGCCTGTGGTTATCGAAATGCGTGATGGACGCTTTGCGTTGGTTAAAAATATTGAAAATAACCAAAACGTTACTTGCGCCTACGTTGACGAACAAGGGTTGTTGACGACCTTCACCCGTGAGGAGCTTCTCGAGGCCGGCCTGCGTGTGATATTGCTGCGACCGTTAACTAATTCGGCAGATCCGCGCGTCGATGACTATATCCGCCCTGTGGAAAAACATTGGGCGTGGCAGATTATTTTTCAGGACATGCGTCCCTATTATTACGTTATTCTGGGGTCACTTTTTATAAATATTCTAGGTCTGGCTGGGATTACCTACTCAATGCAGACCTATGACCGTATTATTCCAGCGCAGTCCTGGCCTACGCTGTGGGTGCTTTTTTCTGGCGTTATATTAGCGTTTGTTTTTGATCTGATATTACGCCTGATGCGCTATAGCATTATTGATATCGTGGGTAAACGAGCAGACCTGCGTATTGCCGATCGGGTGTTTGGTCGCGTATTGCGTATTCATTCCGCCCATCGTCCGCAGTCTACCGGAACATTTATTTCGCAGGTGCGTGAATTGGATCAGATCCGGGAGATGATTACCTCCACGACCGTGGTTGCGATGGCCGATCTACCCTTTTTCTTTCTGTTCTTAGTGGTGATCTATCTGTTGGGAGGCATTCTGTTTCTGGTCCCGTTGGCTGGAATGATCCTGATGGTGCTGCCGGGTTTTTTATGTCAGAAAAAACTCGCATTGCTGGCGCGTAGTGCAATGCGTGAATCAAACCTGCGTAGCGCGATGCTAGTCGAAAGCATTCAAGGGCTGGATGATGTGAAATCCCTGCAGGCGGAATATCGTTTTCAACAGCAATGGTTGAATTATACCGCAACCACGGCCAGCAGCAGTCTGGACCTCAAACACCTGACGCACAAACTTACCTCGTGGTCTTATCTGATTCAAAACGCTGTGTTTGTTTGTGTTGTTGCTGTGGGGACGCCTTTGGCGATGAATGGTGAATTGTCTACCGGTGCGCTGGTTGCCGCGTCAATCCTCAGTTCGCGGATGATGGCGCCTGTCGCACAGGTCGCCAATATCCTGACGCGCTGGCAGCAAACAAAGGTCGCCATTGTCGGATTAGACAGCATCATGAAATTACCAACGGATGACGCCCGTGGCGGCAGGCGGGTACACAAACCCTATTTACGTGGCCATTTTGTGCTAAAGGATACGGCGTTTCGTTATCACACCACTAGTCGTCAGAACGCGATCGCTATTGACGATCTGGAGATTAAGGCCGGCGAGAAGATTGCTCTGTTGGGACGAAATGGTTCCGGAAAATCTTCACTATTGAATGCGTTGGCAGGAAATATGTTGTGTGTTAACGGCGTAACGACGCTGGACAACATTCGGCTTGATAACCTCGATCCCGGAGATTTACACCGTGACATCGGTTTGTTGTCCCAACGCTCACGCTTGTTTCACGGTTCAATTCGGGAAAATCTGGCGCTCGGAATGCCGCTTGCCAGCGATGAAGAGCTTGAAGCGGCGCTGGAGAAAACAGGGGCGCTCACTTTTATCAATCAGCTTGCGGATGGGCTGGATCATCTGATAGCCGAAGGCGGAATAGGTTTGTCGGGAGGACAGCAGCAGGCGCTGTTGCTCAGTCGTCTGATTCTCCGCGATCCGCAGATCGTATTATTGGATGAACCCACAGCCGCAATGGATGAAGAGACCGAAGCCGAGTTTATCCGTCGAATGAAACCGTGGATGGCCGGGAAGACGGTTATCATCGCTACCCATCGAAAAAGAGTGCTTGAACTGATCGAGCGCACCATCGTTATGTCGCAAGGAAGCATAGTAATAGACGCCCCTCGCGAGCAGTTTTTTGGTGAGTATTCCCAGGAGGCTGAAGCATGA
- a CDS encoding HlyD family efflux transporter periplasmic adaptor subunit: MNKGNKRGIRGLWRQVADGVVFTRRILLQHKSDPSDAVIDNALSLDHENELTLSGAKWIVFCVVFFLLLFALWASFFSIEEVTKGNGKVIPSSREQIIQSLDGGILQRIHVKEGQIIQAGEVLAQLDSVRTASSLKEFEAKYRAMLAQQARLNAEVNDNELVFSDELDLYPELMTAETRLYTSRKTQFADAIKNIQDARRLINNELSINSRLAQEGASSTVDVIRLKRQLVDLNMKEEELRGNYYLRSREELAKVSAEIASLKHALRGRSDLVAKSTLRSPVRGIVKDIQNNTVGGVIPPNGVLMHIVPLDDTLLIEAQILPRDIAFIHPDQKAKVKITAYDYAIYGGLDGKVVTISPDTIKDERKPDLVYYRVLIRTDRDHLLNKRQQKLFISPGMVASVDIVTGSKTVARYLIKPFNKVNEALRER; the protein is encoded by the coding sequence ATGAACAAGGGTAACAAGAGGGGGATCCGTGGTTTGTGGCGACAGGTTGCTGACGGTGTTGTCTTCACCCGGCGCATTCTTCTGCAACATAAATCAGATCCTTCGGATGCTGTAATTGACAATGCTCTCTCGCTGGATCATGAGAACGAACTGACGCTCAGTGGCGCGAAATGGATAGTATTTTGCGTAGTATTTTTTTTGCTGCTTTTTGCATTGTGGGCCTCATTTTTCAGCATTGAAGAAGTCACCAAAGGCAATGGAAAAGTTATTCCCAGTTCACGAGAGCAGATTATTCAGTCGCTGGATGGCGGTATTCTGCAACGCATTCATGTTAAAGAGGGGCAAATTATCCAGGCGGGGGAAGTATTGGCGCAACTGGATAGCGTGCGGACCGCCTCCAGCCTGAAAGAATTTGAAGCTAAATACCGCGCAATGCTGGCCCAGCAGGCGCGACTGAATGCGGAAGTGAATGACAATGAACTGGTATTTTCTGACGAGCTGGATCTGTATCCTGAGTTAATGACGGCGGAAACTCGCTTGTATACCTCACGTAAAACACAGTTTGCTGATGCGATTAAAAATATTCAGGATGCGCGTCGATTAATTAACAATGAGTTGTCGATTAATTCCCGCCTGGCTCAGGAAGGCGCTTCCAGCACCGTTGATGTTATTCGTTTGAAACGTCAATTGGTGGATTTGAATATGAAAGAGGAAGAGCTGCGCGGTAACTATTATTTGCGGTCACGCGAAGAACTGGCAAAAGTGTCAGCGGAGATTGCCTCGCTAAAGCATGCTCTGCGTGGTCGCTCCGACTTAGTGGCTAAATCAACGCTGCGTTCACCCGTTCGTGGCATCGTGAAAGATATTCAAAATAATACTGTTGGTGGTGTTATTCCGCCTAACGGTGTTTTGATGCATATCGTTCCACTGGATGACACGTTACTGATTGAGGCGCAAATATTGCCGCGTGACATTGCGTTTATTCATCCAGACCAGAAGGCGAAAGTTAAAATCACCGCTTATGACTATGCCATTTATGGTGGTCTGGATGGCAAGGTAGTGACTATTTCTCCCGATACTATTAAGGATGAACGCAAGCCGGATTTAGTTTACTACCGGGTTTTAATTAGAACCGACCGCGATCATCTTCTTAATAAACGTCAGCAGAAATTGTTTATTTCTCCAGGTATGGTGGCTTCCGTTGACATTGTTACCGGTAGTAAAACGGTCGCCCGCTATTTAATTAAACCATTCAATAAAGTAAATGAAGCTTTGCGGGAAAGATAA